The DNA sequence ATAGGAGATCAAACATTAACTACAACAAAGAATAACAAGGGGAAGAAACAAAAAGGTGATGGGAAAAGACAAGTACATATCAATGGAGAGAAAATTACCTGCTCAGCAGCTCGACCACCTAGTGTCATACAAGTCATATCAAAAAGCTGCTCCTTTGTCATGAGAAGGTTCTCATTTGGAACATACTGTGCAAACCCAAGAGCTGCTGTGCCACGAGGAACTATAGTAACTTTCAACAAAGGTTCGGCATGTTCCAAGAACCAGCCTGCAACGGCATGGCCTGATTCATGGTAAGCTACAGTACGTCTTTCCAGCTTGCTTATCACCTGGTTGAAAACCATAGATATTATTAGAGAAACTCTAATAATAAGTTGAAAAAGGGCAGTCAAGAGTTCCAGATTCTAAACAGTCCAACATTTTCAATCTATTATAGCAATAAGATATGATTACATATTTAACTGAACAATACATATAACTTGGAATAGAATGCTATTTTCCACAACTCCCACACAACCTATCcatcccttcttatttcttagCCACCATAACCTTTGATGAAAGGGAAACACTGAaaacttttattaaatattagaGTTTAAAAAGACAATTGTAGTATTTTACACTAAAAATCCATTTAGCTAAATCTAAAAAAGAACTTACCctgttcttcttctccaaacCACCAATGATCCTATCAATAGCTGCTTCAAAATGTTGCATTGTCACTTGTGTTTCCTCACCCCTTGCAGCAATCAGCGCAGCTTCATTGCAAACATTAGCAATGTCTGCTCCCGCAAATCCTGGTGTAAGGGCTGCCAGCCTTTGTGAATAAAATGAAGGCTCGTGGTCAAGTTTGATCTTTTTCAAGTAGATCTGAAATATCTGGTCACGACCCTTAATATCAGGCTTATCAATGCTTATCTGGCGGTCAAATCTCCCTGGCCTAAGTAGagctttgtccaagatatcaggTCTATTTGTTCCCGCAAGTACAACCACCCCAGCAGTGGTTCCAAAACCATCCATCTCCACCAGTAACTGATTTAATGTACTTTCACGTTCATCATTTGCACCAGAGAAACCTCCACGTCCCCTTGCTCGACCAATTGCATCAATCTCGTCAATAAATATAATACTAGGGGCACACTGCCTTGCTTCCTGAAACAAGTTTCTTACCCTAGATGGTCCAACACCAACAAACATCTCCATAAAATCTGAACCAGATATCGAAAGAAATGGAACACCAGATTCCCCTGCTGTTGCTTTTGCTAAAAGGGTTTTTCCTGTGCCAGGAGGACCAACCAGGAGAGCACCCTTGGGGATTTTTGCCCCTAGTTCTTCATATTTCTTTGGGTTCTTAAGGAAGTGGACAAACTCCATAATTTCTTGCTTTGCCTCATCACAACCAGCAACATCTTTAAAGAAAACCTGTAAATATATGAGTAGAAATAAGAAATTTGTATCTGCACTGTGTTATGCACCACCTACATCTCCTTTGAATAAATAACCAAAATTGCAAGGCAATGAGAGCAACTGGAAACATGCTGTTAAACAATGATTCAGCAAAATGGCCATCTTataaaagatgaagaataaagcAATTAACCTTATTTTTCGCATTCTTGTCTACTTTAGTAACATGGGCTTTCCCTATGTTAAATATTCCACGAGCACCCTTATTACCGCCGCCGCCACCAACACCAAGTCCACCTTGCATTCTCCTTCCCATATAGAAGAGGGATCCCAGAAGCAACAGTGTTGGAGCAAACCTCATCAATTCCTGGTACCAAACCATTTCAGAAGAATATGTAACAGGAACATAATCATGGGGGTCAATGCCTAGTGCTTCTTGCGCTTCTTCTAACTTCTCCTCAAAAGATTCCACACTTCCAATAttgaaataatatttatattgcCCACCAGTTCCCTTTGCGGGGAGGGTTCCTTGGATAACTTCATTCTCCGTTTGGTTACGAGGAGTATTCCTCACGTATATTTTGGCAACCGACTTATTTGACACAACAATATGGTCTACTAATCCTGGCTCCAAAAGCTTATTTTTAAACTCCTGAAAGCTAATCTGCATGTAGTCAAATTGTGCTTGATGTCAACACGAATCataatgaaataaaagaaaCTAACAAAAGCAGACACAATAAACCATCTTATAGCCAGGAAGAATAGTGGTATACTCTCATAGAAATCATGCAAAGTCACCCTTATAAAAAGTAGCGAAAACAGTGCAGAGCTCAAGCTAGATTTAAGACTTGCAACAACCAAATTCTTGAAATTAACAGAATGCAAAATTATTAATGGAGCTTCAATATGAATAACTTTAGCCAAAGAAAAATCCACCAAGTAAAATCAGGAAAGGTATATCAATGAAATAAGCTTTCATACAAGAGTCGCTGGAAAAAAAATCCCAACAGTACACACGCAAATAAGAAAAGGACTAAGGAGAAGACAAGCAATCATGGAGGGATCCTAATGAAATATTGGATGCAGGGCTCGATACTGGTGTAGCATCAAAAGAATTCAGCAAACAAAGTAGTATAATACATGATATAGCACAAAATAGTTTTTGTGATCTCCGCAATTTCCATGTATCCTAATCCATCAAAAAATGAAGACAATAGCAGCAAAATGTGTCAGTTATCTGAGCACACAAAGTTAACTTTTCATGCATTTGGAATCATTTCATCAAATGAAAAGCAGGTATTTGTATGTCTCAATTTCTCAACTCAACCCAACTTCAATGATACAACAAATTCAAACCACACAACAGGCACTCCTAATATGCTTGAAGCTATCTTACCTGTTGCTGTTCACGAGGACCAAAATTAAATGATCCAAGAAATAGCCCCATCACCAATAAAGGAGTGATAAAATTTTGAACTTGCTTCATGAAAGTCTCTTGAAAACTTCCATGATCATCTGTGTTTGTCTCTGACTCTTCTGAAATTAGAAGGTGCAAATGTACACATCACAAAGTTATAGCACGTAAAAGATACACCAAATCCAAGAAgaataaaggaaaattaaaagagtaTCTACAAGTCCACAAGATCTACGCAAAAGTTAAGCAACTGTTAACCTATCATTAGTTGATCTTAGTGCACCAATCACACAATTTGCCATAATAACTTCACACGGAATgtcctctctttttttcttaCCTTTAGAGTCATGCTTTTTATCCTCCCCCTTTGGAATttccttcttctccttgggATAGAAGTTCTCATAATCTGCtaagaaaacaacaacaaacatcaatcagaaaattgtaaaactGAATCCAAACAATCCCTAAAGCAAAAGCAATCAGCTCATTCAGCAGATAAAAGCAACAACAGAATCAGTTCCATTTCCACGACCAATACAGACGCACACAGTAGACAGTACACAAACCGCACAGCAAAAATCCTAACTTACTCTTCTTCTTAGGTCCTTCGCTGGAAAACAACCGGTAATGAATCTTAGGGTTTGCCGCAACACACTTAAAATCAGGCAAACTGGAAAGGATTCCGTTTCCACGAGCTCTAGCATGAGCAACATAGCCCCTAAAAAACCCTAATCCCAACTCCAATCCTTCCGAATGCACATTCGTTCGCGTAGCTCCGAGAAGGGTTCCCAATTTCGCATCGCCGCGCAAATAATCCTGCAATCCAAATCCAAAGTTGGAACTTTTACGCTATATTCTCAGGAGCAAACGGAACTCGGATcgaaagaggagaaaaaaaaaaggaaaaggttTCTTACTTTGGCGCGTGAAGAGCGCGAGAGTGAGCGCCCAATCCTTGAAAAAATCATGGTTGGAAGAAAAGTAGAAAACACAGAGAGGAATCTATCTACTTATGTCGCAGGTTGAAGTTGATTGaagtataaatatataataatcctaACCTAAAATTTTATTcgaaaaaataaacaaaatacaaTCATCACAATAAGAATGAAGAATTAAGCGTGAAGAGTGACTTGGATAGATCTGAAGAAAGGATTTGGGAAAGAATGAAGAAGTGTGTTATTATTGGTGGCGAAGATAACATGAACGACGCGGTGGTTTAACGCAGTGTTTGGTTAGGAAAATAACGACGTTGCCTTTGGTTTATAAAATGTCATTAGAGGTCAACAAAGAAGCAAGTTTGCTTTTGCTTTCTTAGTTTTTATAAATTGTCTTGGCAAACACGGTACTCGACCCACAGGTTCTTCATCCAAAAAAATGAAGGCTGGCTTTGGTAAAGTTTTTTTAGGAGGTGCTTAAGTACGTCATTTTGCGTTTGGTAACTTATAAAGTTTAAGTGCTTGTGCTTGCGGCTTTTAAAAGTTAGGGGTGAAAGCACCTAGAGGGAGCTTTTCAAAGCTGGCTTATGCTtaccaaatttttttcatttttcgcACATATTTCCCCTCTATTATATTGCcattaaaattttcatatatttctAACTTCTCTTCCTAACCTTCATAAAATCTAACACAatcttcatatattttttatttttcaacctAATCTTCACAAATTTCTACACAAATACATCTCTATCACATATTAGGTATGAACTTCtatctatttatattattttttttgcgttaattttgtattttttcagtAGATTTATTatctttgtttatttttttctgttctTTGAAACGGGAAGAGGTTGATGAAAAccaatcataaaatttttttgcatGAGCATTAGTCCAAATTATAATAACAACATGTATATACATATgtaaatatagatatataatcATAAGAGTAGTTTATTTGAGATATGTGTTCCATTTTTTATGATCTGTAAAGGTGAGCCAATATACATAGGTGGATAATGGACGTACCCAGTACTAACATTGGATTACATACAAATTTTATGatacttatataaaattttaaagttaaaaaatagaagaatttatttattatatttatgtttattatgaattttttattttaacattattttattttaaaatattatataaaattttaaaaaatttaaaaaaaattatttttttgttataaacatgtttattataatttttttaacttttaaaagctGTTTTACCAAACACAATTATGGTGCTTGTACTTATTAAAAGccattttttaatttgattttaccAAACGTAAGTGCTGCAGCTTTTAAAAAGCTGTCTTTTAAAAGACAGCTTTCATAAACTacttttaaaaagaaaaagctttACCAAACTAAGCCGAATTATGTTGATAGAAAAAATCAAATGAGATGAATAACTAAAAGTTGGCCTGGGTAATCAGGTCAATAATTCACCCTACCTGTTGATATTTTTTGTTAGGATGGTTAGCCAATCACATGATCCGAAAGTAATGATccaaagtttttttttcttgtttggaTGAAAATAATGATGATCCAAACAATTAGTCTAATTCAGTATATTTAACTATAGATTTACTGTATTTATACTAATTTAGTTGAAAAGATTTTGCAAAATAAGGTGCGGCCTCTTATTTCTTCATTTTTGTTATAGAGATACAGCATTTCGGCCATTTCCTTGAGGCAACAGTACTGTATCATATGAATTTTGGTTAAAATTAGAGGCCCACTTAATGGCCCAATGTTTTCATTTAAAAAGGAAAACTTTGGGCTTCTTAAAAAACCATACCAGCCATCCTCCTAACCAATGGATCAGGTAACTAATTTGAATTAGTTGAGTGATTAGTTCATTATTTGTTCATCATTTTTATTATACATCTAAATCTTTTGTTAACCAAGTCTAATTAAGTTGGTCGAACATAACAAAAAACAATTATGACTAGCATTATTCAAAGTTTTATTGTTTAACTTAGTTGAATTTAATTCATAAAAAGATTTGGATGTGAGTATAATTATATTTAGGATTTAGCTAACATGTACtctaaaaatatatgataagcTTCTCATTagcaataattttaaatatttgcgGGCTTAACATACATGATAGAAAAATTTAGGTGCAAtaaattttatgtaaaattaataactGAGAGTCATAAGatgataatttagttaaatttattaatacatTTAACGATttttatcaatcaattttaaaagaaaaaggatcTTAATGTTAAAAGTGTGAAAATAAAGGAGTTTAatcattattaattttataatcaatactatgtttgaatttaattattttaatttaagaacaattagattcttatattttcattttctcataatttttgaatttagaaatactcattttattaaattttttatttttcttgaaaaGAAGGTAAGAGGTCTAAACATGCGCATCTTTTATTCAATAACTTAGCTTATTGCTGGCCAATGCATGCTATTGCCAGAGTGTTGGCGACAAAAACTTTGGTTGATGGTTAGAATGAAACACGCCAAGAATTAATCATAACGCTGCTATATTAAAATATTGCCATTAGAAATATACAGTTTTACAGTTTTTTTCTACTAATAagtttttcctttaatttcaaatctttaatatgatattttttatgaaaatttggATCCAAGTATcaacaataaatttttaattaacatgtagttaataatattattcttgCTTTGTCTTATTTCCCAAAACGAGAATATtcttaattagattttttttctctctcttatgGTGTATATATATGTCTACAAAACGAGCACCCTTATTACCACTGCCGCCACTAACACCAAGTCCACCTTACAATCTCCTTGTCACCATATACAAGAGGGATCCCACAAGCAAAGCAATCATTGTTGGAGCATACCTCATAAATTCGTGATCCCAATCCACTTCAAAAGAATATGTAACAGGAACATAATCATGGGGGTCAAGGCCTAGTGCTTCTTGCGCTGCTTCTAAATTCTTCTCAAAAGATTTCACACTTCCaatattgaaataaaatttatattgcCCACCAGTTCCATTTGCGGGGAGGGTTCCTTCGACATCTTCACCGTCTGTTTGGTTACGAGGAGTATTCCTCACGTATATTTTGGCAACTGACTTATTTGACACAACAATATGGTCTACTAAACCTGGCTCCAAAAGCTCATTTTTAAACTCCTGAAAGTTAATCTGCACATAATCCAATTGTTCTTGATGTCAGAACGAGATCATATGACGAAACAAAAGAAACCAACAAAATCAGACACAAAACCATCTTATAGCCAGGAGGAACAGTGGTGTATTCTCATCTTAGAAATCATGCAAAGTCATCCTTATTATAACAGGCAGTTCACAGCTCAAGCAAGATGTAAGACTTGCAACAACCAAATTCTTGAAATTAAcagtatttaaaattattaatggAGCATCAGTACAAGCATGCTGTCACTGACAGCAGCATAGAGCTCATCTAGCAGATACACCATTTTTACAATATGAATAACTTTAGCCATAGAAAAATTCACCTAGTAAAATAAGTAAAGGTAAATCAATTAAATGAGCTTCATATAAGAGTCCCTGAAAATAAAACTTCCAATGGTACACGCATGCAAACGAGGATAAGGACTAAGGAGAAGACAAGGAATTATTGAGGGCTCCTAATGATACATTGGATGCAGGTCTCAGAAAAGATACTGATGTAGCATCAAAAGAATTCAGCATACAAAGTAGTGTGATGCATGATATAACATAGCACCAGTTTTCAAGAGCTCTGCTATTTCCATGTATCCCAATACATTGAAAGATGAAGACAATAGCGGCAAAATGTGTCAGTTATCTGGGCAATACATAGTGAACTTTTTATGCATTTGAAATCACTGCTTTCATCAAATGAAAAGCAGGTATTTGTATATCTCAAGTTCTCAACTCAACCCAATTTCACTGATCCAACAAATTCAAACCACGCAACAGGCACGGGTAATACACTTAAAGCTATGCTTACCTGTTGCTTTTCACGATGAAAAAACACTTTAACAAATAGCGTCATCACCAAACAAGAGATGATAAATTCCATTAGAGGCATCTCAATCGTGTAAACATTTCCATGATCATCTGTGTTTGTCTCTGACTCTTCTGAAATTAGAAAGAGCAAATGTACACATTACAGAAGTTATAGTACGTAAAGGATACGCCAAACCCAAGAAGAATAAAcgaaaactaaaagagtatCTACAACTCTACAAGTCCACAAGAACTACACAAAAGTTAAGCAACTGTTAACCTATTATTAGTTGATATTAGTGCACCAATCACACAATTTACGATGATCAACTTCACACAAAATgtcctctctttttttcttaCCTTTAGACTCATGCTTTTTATCCTCCCCCTTTGGAATTTCCTCCTTCTCCTTGGGATAGAACTTCTCAAAATCTACcaagaaaacaacaacaaacaTCAATCAGAAAATTGCAAAACTGAATCCATACAATCCCTAAAGCAAAAGCAATCAGCTCAGTTCAGCAGATAAAAGCAACAACAGAATCAGTTCCATTTCCACCACCAATACAGACGCACACAGTACACCAATGGCACAGCAAAAGCCCTAACTTACTCTTCTTAGGTCCTTCGCTGAAAAACAACCGATAATGAATGTTACGGTTCGCCGCAACACACTTAAAATCAGGCAAACTGGAAAGGATTCCGTTTCCACGAGCTCTACAATGAGCAACATATCCCCTGAAAAACCCTAATCCCAATTCCGTTCCTTCTGAATGCACATTCGTTCGCGTAGCTCCGAGAAGGGTACCCAATTTCGCATCACCGCGAAAATAATCCTGCAATCCAATATTCTGAGGAGCAAACAGAACTCGGATCGaaagagggaaaagaaaacaGGGAGAAGGTTTCTTACTTTGGCGCGTGAAGAGCGCGAGAGTGAGCGCCCAATCCTTGAAAAATTCATGGTTGGAAGAAGACGCAAACAGAGATTCTATATACTTATGTCGCAGGTTGAAGTTGATTGaagtataaatatataataattctatcctaaatttttattagaaaaataaaaataaaatataatcatcaCAATAAGAATGAAGAATCAAGCGTGAAGGTTGAATTGGATAGATCTGAAGAATGGAATAGCGAAAGAATGAGTGTGTTATTATTGGTGGCGAAGATAACATGAACGACGCGGTAAGGCAGTTTTGTAATAGAGATGCAGCATTTCGGCCACTGAACACGTGTCACATCTGACGGGGATATtcgattttaaaattaaagaaaaattaatgaGAAAAAACTAACTTGCGCTCTTTATCTCATGAAATCCTTGTCCTAACAGAGTCCTCTGTAACTTGATCACAATTGAAGTTGTAGTTTGAAAAGAGTAGCGGTTAAGTAATACTAGCATTCTCATGGTGGAGAATCGATCAGAATGTGTGAGGGGTTGTCTTTTACAGGAAGGAGATTCACTCCTCGGTGCCAAAACGACGACACATACTTGAGTAAGTTCGTAAATTGTTCTAGGTTTTCTTctgaagttaaaaaaaattaaattttttattatgttagcCTCTGGGTAACACTGAAATACTTGTAATGGTTGAATGACGAATGGGTTAGATAAGGTTTTAACATCTGATGAATgttgtttaaaatttaaattaaggAGTTGTGCCAAACTCAAGGAGAACCACGTCCATACCACAGTTGCATTTGCCATCAACTTTGCTTTCGCCCTTCATCCATGAACTTGCAGACTGTTTTTACCAACGACTGTGTATAATTCAATTTATGCCTAGACATTTTCTGATATTTTCCCCTCTCGCTTTATCTTCACAAGATTGGGAACAATGTCAAGGTCTATCTAGATTCTTCAATTTGGGAGAAAATTAATGGGAGGGATCCTCTCCAGTGAAAAAAAACTGGATGATGTGCAGTGTTTAATTTAACCATTCACCAttcattgattttttattttaaaattgaatatcCACGTCAAATGTGACAGATGTTCCGTAACATTGATAGGAAAGCTAAATCACTAATGTCATCCATTCCTAATGGACATTTAGTTAGTATGTTCCCTAACATTGACAGAAAAGCTAAATCACTAATGTCATCCATCCCTAATGGACATTTAGTTAGTTTTGCCGAACGAAATGGATCATTAAGAGTTTCCTACTTTCCTTTCTTTCGTGGTCAGatttgtaattaattaaaactTTCAGGGTCAATTTTGGTAGtttattcttattatttattagaGTATCGATCTTATCCTTCCCTTTTGTTCATGAATTTATCGGTTTTCATCAAATTCCTCTAATTTTTTCTGTAGCACTACACATACATCTTTTTAACAATGTACCAGTAAAAACGTTCACGTTAATTTATAGTTCCACAATAAAAGTATCCTTTATCTTAGAAAAGAGTACATAGGAAATACATCCAGAGAAATACTTCCCTTGCATAGGCACCAATTACTTGTGTTACTTGAGTTCTTAGGATTTCGCCCTTATGATTAACACTAGTAACACTGCTACTTAACTTATAATGCCATACGAGTTAAACGGCTCCACATTGCTGTCTTGTggaagttaaattttattatctgGACTAATGGATTGCTAAGTCAGTCCACCCCAACACCAAGTCCACCTTACAATCACGTTATCATATACAGGAATAACAGGAAGGATCCCGAAAACAAAGCAATCGCTGTTAGACCATCCCTCATCAACTCCTGTTGCCACCAATCCACTTCAAAAGAATATGTAACAGGAACATAATCATCGGGTTCAAGGCCTAGTTCTTCTTGTGCTGCTTTTAAATTCTCCTCAAAAGATTTCACACTTCCaatattgaaataaaatttatattgcCCACCAGTTCCCTTCGCGGGGAGGGTTCCTTTGACAACTTCACTGTCTGTTTGGTTTCGTGGAGTATTCCTCACGTATATTTTGGCAACTGACTTATTTATTGACACAACAATATGGTCTACTAAACCTGGCTCCAAAAGCTCATATTTAAACTCCTGAAAGTTAATCTGCACATAATCAAATTATTCTTGATGTCAGCACGAAATCAtataacaaaacaaaagaaactaaCAAAATCAGACACAAAAAAACATCTTATAGCCAAGAGGAACAGTGGTGTATTCTCATCTTAAAAATCATGCAAAGTCATCCTTATTATAGCAAGCACTTACAGctcaaacaaaattcaaaactagcaacaaacattaaaattattaatggAGCTTCAATACACGCAAGCTGTTGGTGACAGCAGCATAGAGCTCATGTAGCAGATACACCAATTTTCCAATATGAATAACTTTAGCCATAGAAGAATTCACCAAGTAAAATCAGTAAAGGTATATCAATTAAATGAGCTTCATATAAGAGTCCCTGAAAATAAAACTTCCAAGGGTACACGCATGCAAATGAGGATAAGGACTAAGGAGAAGACAAGTTATCAGGGAGGGCTCCTAATGATATAAAAAATGCAGGTCTCAGAAAAGATACTGATGTAGCATCAAAAGAATTCAGCAAACAACGTAGTGTGATGCATGATATAAAATAGCACCAGTTTTTATGAGCTCTGCTATTTCCATGTATCCCAATACATTGAAAGATGAAGACAATTGAGGCAAAATGTATCACTTATCGGGGCAATACATGGTGAACTTTTCATGCATTTGAAATCACTGATTTCATCAAATGAAAAGCAGGTATTTGTATATCTCAAGTTCTCAACTCAACCCAATTTCACTGATCCAACAAATTCAAACCAAGCAACAGGCACTGGTAATATGCTTACCTGTTGTCCTTCACGACGATAACATAATGCAACCGTGATTAGCACCATCTCCAAAGTAGAGATAAAAAGTAGCTTAAAGGGACAAAAGTAAACATTTCCATGATCATCTGTATTTGTCTCTGGCTCTTCTGAAATTAGAAGGAGCAAATGTACACATTATAAAAGTTATAGCACGATACGCCAAACCcaagaagaataaagaaaaattaaaagagcATCTACAAGTCTATAACAACTACACAAAAGTTAAGCAACTGTTTAACCTATAATTAGTTGATATTAGTGCACCAATCACACAATTTGCGAtgatcaacttcacacaatAAAAGCAATACAGACGCAGGCAGTACACAGATGGCACAGCAAAAGCCCTAACTTACTATTCTTCTTAGGTCCTTCGCTGAACAACAACCGGTAATGAATCTTAGGGTTCGCCGGAACACACTTAAAATTAGGCAAACTGGAAAGGATTCCGTTTCCACGAGCTCTAGCATGAGCAACGTATCCCCTGAAAAACCCCAATCCCAATTCTGTTCCTTGTGAATGCACATTCGTTCGCCTAGCTCCGAGATGCTGAAGTTGGGAGAGGAATGTTTAATTGGAGGAAATTATGGGTGGGTCAGTAGAACCAATGTATATTGTTTATTTAAGTATTTAAAGTTAGTTTTGTTCATTAAATACTTATTACGATTAAATGATAGATTAAGAAAGAAAAGTGTTTAgttattagaataaaaaaaagagaaagtttagggaataatatttttattaaaattttattagtatttaattaataaaataaaagtgaataattttatattattaaaaataataataatgactataaattataaaatttattgttcCTAACACTCTTAAAAAATAGTgtaatgtatattttttaaaaaaattaggtataattttttctatttatcagaagaaattttatatataaagagaGAAAAAACAAAACTTAGTTTTGATATGGGATTAATTTAAGGCTAAAATTTTCGATATGAAACTctttttagaattatttttaggGCAATTTACTAAATTAAACAAATTGGTTGAAATGTTTACCCAAATACATAAAATGGATTCCTCCTACGTGAATGTGCAAATTCAATTATATGTAATCCGTGGGAGGTTAGGACGGTTTAGGGATTACACGTAAACCGTGGGAGGttcccacggtttatgaagaaagCAAGCTATAAAACCGTGGTAGgttac is a window from the Arachis stenosperma cultivar V10309 chromosome 3, arast.V10309.gnm1.PFL2, whole genome shotgun sequence genome containing:
- the LOC130967805 gene encoding ATP-dependent zinc metalloprotease FTSH 8, mitochondrial-like; translation: MNFSRIGRSLSRSSRAKDYFRGDAKLGTLLGATRTNVHSEGTELGLGFFRGYVAHCRARGNGILSSLPDFKCVAANRNIHYRLFFSEGPKKNFEKFYPKEKEEIPKGEDKKHESKEESETNTDDHGNVYTIEMPLMEFIISCLVMTLFVKVFFHREKQQINFQEFKNELLEPGLVDHIVVSNKSVAKIYVRNTPRNQTDGEDVEGTLPANGTGGQYKFYFNIGSVKSFEKNLEAAQEALGLDPHDYVPVTYSFEVDWDHEFMRYAPTMIALLVGSLLYMVTRRL
- the LOC130969535 gene encoding ATP-dependent zinc metalloprotease FTSH 3, mitochondrial-like, with protein sequence MISHGASHLGARRTNVHSQGTELGLGFFRGYVAHARARGNGILSSLPNFKCVPANPKIHYRLLFSEGPKKNKEPETNTDDHGNVYFCPFKLLFISTLEMVLITVALCYRREGQQINFQEFKYELLEPGLVDHIVVSINKSVAKIYVRNTPRNQTDSEVVKGTLPAKGTGGQYKFYFNIGSVKSFEENLKAAQEELGLEPDDYVPVTYSFEVDWWQQELMRDGLTAIALFSGSFLLFLYMIT
- the LOC130967670 gene encoding ATP-dependent zinc metalloprotease FTSH 10, mitochondrial-like isoform X2, encoding MIFSRIGRSLSRSSRAKDYLRGDAKLGTLLGATRTNVHSEGLELGLGFFRGYVAHARARGNGILSSLPDFKCVAANPKIHYRLFSSEGPKKKNYENFYPKEKKEIPKGEDKKHDSKEESETNTDDHGSFQETFMKQVQNFITPLLVMGLFLGSFNFGPREQQQISFQEFKNKLLEPGLVDHIVVSNKSVAKIYVRNTPRNQTENEVIQGTLPAKGTGGQYKYYFNIGSVESFEEKLEEAQEALGIDPHDYVPVTYSSEMVWYQELMRFAPTLLLLGSLFYMGRRMQGGLGVGGGGGNKGARGIFNIGKAHVTKVDKNAKNKVFFKDVAGCDEAKQEIMEFVHFLKNPKKYEELGAKIPKGALLVGPPGTGKTLLAKATAGESGVPFLSISGSDFMEMFVGVGPSRVRNLFQEARQCAPSIIFIDEIDAIGRARGRGGFSGANDERESTLNQLLVEMDGFGTTAGVVVLAGTNRPDILDKALLRPGRFDRQISIDKPDIKGRDQIFQIYLKKIKLDHEPSFYSQRLAALTPGFAGADIANVCNEAALIAARGEETQVTMQHFEAAIDRIIGGLEKKNRVISKLERRTVAYHESGHAVAGWFLEHAEPLLKVTIVPRGTAALGFAQYVPNENLLMTKEQLFDMTCMTLGGRAAEQILVGRISTGAQNDLEKVTKMTYAQVAIYGFSDKVGLLSFPPKEDSFEMTKPYSSKTAAIIDNEVREWVTKAYERTVALIEEHKEHVAEIAELLLEKEVLHQEDLVRVLGERPFKPAELTNYDRFKQGFQEVEEKVVERSTVENPEDSDGSSPLEPQVVPT
- the LOC130967670 gene encoding ATP-dependent zinc metalloprotease FTSH 10, mitochondrial-like isoform X1; this encodes MIFSRIGRSLSRSSRAKDYLRGDAKLGTLLGATRTNVHSEGLELGLGFFRGYVAHARARGNGILSSLPDFKCVAANPKIHYRLFSSEGPKKKTDYENFYPKEKKEIPKGEDKKHDSKEESETNTDDHGSFQETFMKQVQNFITPLLVMGLFLGSFNFGPREQQQISFQEFKNKLLEPGLVDHIVVSNKSVAKIYVRNTPRNQTENEVIQGTLPAKGTGGQYKYYFNIGSVESFEEKLEEAQEALGIDPHDYVPVTYSSEMVWYQELMRFAPTLLLLGSLFYMGRRMQGGLGVGGGGGNKGARGIFNIGKAHVTKVDKNAKNKVFFKDVAGCDEAKQEIMEFVHFLKNPKKYEELGAKIPKGALLVGPPGTGKTLLAKATAGESGVPFLSISGSDFMEMFVGVGPSRVRNLFQEARQCAPSIIFIDEIDAIGRARGRGGFSGANDERESTLNQLLVEMDGFGTTAGVVVLAGTNRPDILDKALLRPGRFDRQISIDKPDIKGRDQIFQIYLKKIKLDHEPSFYSQRLAALTPGFAGADIANVCNEAALIAARGEETQVTMQHFEAAIDRIIGGLEKKNRVISKLERRTVAYHESGHAVAGWFLEHAEPLLKVTIVPRGTAALGFAQYVPNENLLMTKEQLFDMTCMTLGGRAAEQILVGRISTGAQNDLEKVTKMTYAQVAIYGFSDKVGLLSFPPKEDSFEMTKPYSSKTAAIIDNEVREWVTKAYERTVALIEEHKEHVAEIAELLLEKEVLHQEDLVRVLGERPFKPAELTNYDRFKQGFQEVEEKVVERSTVENPEDSDGSSPLEPQVVPT